Proteins encoded in a region of the Streptomyces sp. PCS3-D2 genome:
- a CDS encoding MerR family transcriptional regulator codes for MADQAPEPMLTVDELAARAGVTVRTVRFYSTRGLLPPPVIGPRRVGHYGPEHLSRLALIEELQHQGMTLSAIERYLDALPDDLSAHDLAIHRAMVASWAPDAAREVSREELEKRAGRSLSDTDVRRLTAMNVLAASGGGFRVDVGLLRLGVALLDVPIAHETILAARTVLVEHTRSAAHELTALFRDEVWGPFTEGESDPERVESMKALSAHMQPMVVQALVTAFQRSLREELRAAFASEHG; via the coding sequence ATGGCCGACCAGGCACCCGAGCCGATGCTCACCGTCGACGAGCTGGCGGCCAGGGCGGGCGTCACCGTGCGCACGGTACGGTTCTACAGCACCCGCGGGCTTTTGCCCCCTCCCGTGATCGGTCCGCGTCGGGTGGGGCACTACGGGCCGGAGCACCTGTCGCGGCTGGCTCTGATCGAGGAGCTCCAGCACCAGGGCATGACCCTGTCGGCGATCGAACGCTACCTGGACGCGCTGCCCGACGACCTGAGCGCGCACGATCTCGCGATCCACCGGGCGATGGTGGCCAGTTGGGCCCCGGACGCGGCCCGGGAGGTCTCCCGGGAGGAGCTGGAGAAGCGGGCGGGACGGAGCCTGTCGGACACGGACGTGCGGCGGCTGACGGCCATGAACGTGCTCGCCGCCTCGGGCGGGGGCTTCCGGGTGGACGTGGGCCTGCTGCGGCTGGGGGTCGCCCTGCTCGACGTGCCGATCGCGCACGAGACGATCCTGGCGGCGCGCACGGTGCTGGTGGAGCACACCCGGTCGGCAGCGCACGAGCTGACGGCTCTCTTCCGGGACGAGGTGTGGGGGCCGTTCACGGAGGGCGAGAGCGATCCGGAGCGGGTGGAGTCGATGAAGGCCCTGTCGGCGCACATGCAGCCGATGGTGGTCCAGGCCCTGGTGACGGCCTTCCAGCGGTCGCTGCGGGAGGAGCTGCGCGCGGCGTTCGCCTCCGAACACGGTTGA
- a CDS encoding trans-acting enoyl reductase family protein: MNAGVAQDRPERAYDIVLFGATGFVGALTAEYLAAHAPAGCRWALAGRDLAKLERLRERLAAIEPACAALPLLQADARDAAAVGELAASARVLATTVGPYVWYGAGLVAACAEAGTDYVDLTGEPEFVDRMYVEHDARARETGARLVHACGFDSVPADLGAYFTVRQLPEGVPLTVDGFMRSNAFFSGGTLASALTALGRGPQTLAAARARRLHEPRLPGRRARGPLGAPRFSRETGTWALPLPTLDPRVVTRSAAALERYGPDFRYRHYASVKHLPVALGGTAAMGATAALAQVPPARRWLMNRWEPGRGPDAERRARSWFTVRFVGEGGGRRVLTEVSGGDPGYGDTAKMLAESALCLAHDTLPEAAGQVTTAVAMGDALLHRLQKAGIAFRVADAR, translated from the coding sequence ATGAACGCAGGGGTCGCGCAGGATCGGCCGGAACGGGCCTACGACATCGTGCTCTTCGGCGCCACCGGGTTCGTGGGGGCGCTGACCGCCGAGTACCTCGCCGCGCACGCGCCCGCAGGCTGCCGGTGGGCCCTCGCCGGCCGGGACCTCGCGAAGCTGGAGCGGCTGCGCGAGCGGCTCGCCGCGATCGAACCCGCCTGCGCCGCGCTGCCGTTGCTGCAGGCGGACGCCCGGGACGCCGCCGCCGTGGGCGAACTGGCTGCTTCCGCCCGGGTGCTGGCCACGACCGTGGGACCGTACGTCTGGTACGGGGCCGGGCTCGTGGCCGCCTGCGCCGAAGCGGGCACGGACTACGTGGACCTCACCGGCGAGCCGGAGTTCGTGGACCGGATGTACGTGGAGCACGACGCGCGGGCCCGTGAAACCGGCGCCCGGCTCGTGCACGCCTGCGGCTTCGACTCGGTCCCGGCCGATCTCGGCGCGTACTTCACGGTCCGGCAGCTGCCGGAGGGGGTCCCGCTCACGGTCGACGGGTTCATGCGGTCCAACGCGTTCTTCTCCGGCGGGACGCTGGCCTCCGCGCTGACCGCGCTGGGCCGCGGCCCGCAGACACTGGCCGCCGCCCGCGCCCGCCGGCTGCACGAACCCCGGCTGCCGGGACGGCGGGCGCGCGGGCCGCTGGGCGCGCCCCGGTTCAGCCGCGAGACCGGCACCTGGGCGCTCCCGCTGCCCACGCTGGACCCGCGGGTCGTGACCCGGTCGGCGGCCGCGCTGGAGCGCTACGGCCCGGACTTTCGCTACCGGCACTACGCCTCCGTCAAGCACCTGCCCGTCGCGCTGGGCGGTACGGCGGCGATGGGCGCGACGGCTGCCCTGGCGCAGGTGCCGCCCGCCCGGCGGTGGCTCATGAACCGCTGGGAACCGGGCCGGGGACCGGACGCGGAGCGGCGGGCCCGCAGCTGGTTCACCGTGCGCTTCGTGGGCGAGGGCGGCGGCCGGCGGGTGCTCACCGAGGTGTCGGGCGGCGACCCGGGCTACGGCGACACCGCAAAGATGCTGGCGGAGTCGGCGCTCTGCCTGGCGCACGACACGCTGCCGGAGGCCGCCGGGCAGGTGACGACCGCGGTGGCGATGGGAGACGCGCTCCTCCACCGCCTCCAGAAGGCGGGGATCGCCTTCCGGGTGGCCGACGCCCGCTGA
- a CDS encoding PKD domain-containing protein has product MAQADPAQPEARGTTAPDLDLGLGKDAKSKSNTFTSPADRTVRKAAAPSAKTGVAAAQSASANPDLSVGLTAYGVTAHGIEVDTTIYSADTALTVTIEWGDGKSDVFDAFGSDTHTTAHTYAEVGSYTVKVTVADAENGVSAVNEVVFVTAGADFTPYAPTRLLDTRDGTGAPAGKVQPYSSTRVKIGGNGGIPAGVTAVVLNVTVTNTSSNGHITAFPEGTQRPTTSNVNYKARQSVPNLVIVKVGKNGYVEIANRGDAPVDLIADVTGYFSKTASSGYTPVTPSRFVDTREGLGTAKGQLGGRKTFSTQISGLRGIPQGISAVALNVTVTNPREAGHLSVFPGGGATPTASNLNFTAGQTIANSVIVPVSADGRISVFNGAWAGTDVVVDVVGYYSADSKSAFLPFSPERLVDTRDPQDPVYGKLWGQSYIYMPMSYDDPSITGFVLNTTVTNPEGDGYLTVTPDPNSIDDYINDTAGWPTPPNSSNLNWKRGDTVPNLVQASTGSHGIIDLWNRGWDDVDLIVDLFGLYQQG; this is encoded by the coding sequence GTGGCCCAGGCCGACCCGGCCCAGCCGGAGGCGCGCGGCACCACCGCGCCGGACCTTGACCTGGGTCTCGGCAAGGACGCGAAGTCCAAGAGCAACACCTTCACCAGCCCCGCGGACCGCACGGTCCGCAAGGCCGCCGCCCCGTCCGCGAAGACCGGAGTCGCCGCGGCGCAGTCCGCCTCCGCCAACCCGGACCTCTCGGTCGGCCTGACCGCCTACGGCGTCACGGCGCACGGCATCGAGGTCGACACCACCATCTACAGCGCGGACACCGCGCTCACGGTCACCATCGAATGGGGCGACGGGAAGTCGGACGTCTTCGACGCCTTCGGCTCCGACACCCACACCACGGCCCACACCTACGCCGAGGTCGGCTCCTACACGGTCAAGGTCACCGTGGCGGATGCCGAGAACGGCGTCTCGGCCGTCAACGAGGTCGTCTTCGTCACCGCCGGCGCGGACTTCACCCCGTACGCCCCCACCCGGCTGCTGGACACCCGCGACGGGACCGGCGCGCCGGCGGGCAAGGTCCAGCCGTACAGCTCCACCCGCGTGAAGATCGGCGGCAACGGTGGGATCCCGGCCGGCGTCACCGCCGTGGTCCTCAACGTCACGGTCACCAACACCTCCAGCAACGGCCACATCACCGCCTTCCCCGAGGGCACCCAGCGTCCGACCACGTCGAACGTCAACTACAAGGCCCGCCAGAGCGTCCCGAACCTGGTCATCGTGAAGGTCGGCAAGAACGGCTACGTCGAGATAGCCAACCGCGGCGACGCCCCGGTCGACCTGATCGCCGACGTCACCGGCTACTTCTCCAAGACCGCATCCAGCGGTTACACCCCGGTCACCCCGTCCCGCTTCGTCGACACCCGCGAGGGCCTCGGCACGGCGAAGGGCCAGCTCGGCGGCCGCAAGACCTTCTCCACCCAGATCAGCGGCCTGCGCGGGATCCCCCAGGGCATCAGCGCCGTCGCGCTGAACGTCACGGTCACCAACCCGCGGGAAGCCGGCCACCTGTCGGTCTTCCCGGGCGGCGGCGCCACCCCGACCGCGTCGAACCTGAACTTCACCGCGGGCCAGACGATCGCCAACTCGGTGATCGTCCCCGTCAGCGCGGACGGCAGGATCAGCGTCTTCAACGGCGCCTGGGCGGGCACCGACGTCGTCGTCGACGTCGTGGGCTACTACAGCGCCGACAGCAAGAGCGCCTTCCTGCCGTTCTCGCCCGAGCGCCTGGTGGACACCCGCGACCCCCAGGACCCGGTGTACGGGAAGCTGTGGGGGCAGAGCTACATCTACATGCCGATGTCCTACGACGACCCGAGCATCACGGGCTTCGTACTGAACACCACGGTCACCAACCCGGAGGGCGACGGGTACCTCACGGTCACCCCGGACCCGAACTCCATCGACGACTACATCAACGACACGGCCGGCTGGCCGACCCCGCCGAACTCCTCGAACCTGAACTGGAAGAGGGGCGACACCGTCCCGAACCTGGTCCAGGCGAGCACCGGCAGCCACGGCATCATCGACCTCTGGAACCGGGGCTGGGACGACGTCGACCTGATCGTCGACCTCTTCGGCCTGTACCAGCAGGGCTGA
- a CDS encoding acyl-CoA dehydrogenase family protein — MKRLIFDADHEAFRETVRTFLAKEVLPHYEQWEKDGIVSRAAWRAAGRQGLLGLAVPEEYGGGGNTDFRYAAVIAEEFTRAGTPGFAIGLHNDIIGPYLTSLATEEQKRRWLPGFCSGETVTAIAMTEPGAGSDLQGIRTTAEDRGDHWVLNGSKTFISNGILADLVIVVAKTTPEGGAHGLSLLVVERGAEGFERGRNLDKIGQKAQDTAELFFHDVRVPKENLLGELNGAFVHLMTHLAQERMGIAMAGIAAAEHLLEITTQYVKEREAFGRPLSKLQHVRFEIAEMATEVAVTRAFLDRCITDHSNGELDHVHASMAKWWATELQKRVADRCLQLHGGYGYMTEYRVARAFTDGRIQTIYGGTTEIMKEIIGRSLLS, encoded by the coding sequence ATGAAGCGCCTGATCTTCGACGCCGACCACGAGGCGTTCCGCGAGACCGTCCGCACCTTCCTGGCCAAGGAGGTGCTGCCGCACTACGAGCAGTGGGAGAAGGACGGCATCGTCAGCCGCGCGGCATGGCGGGCCGCGGGCCGGCAGGGGCTGCTCGGGCTGGCCGTCCCGGAGGAGTACGGCGGCGGCGGGAACACCGACTTCCGCTACGCCGCCGTGATAGCGGAGGAGTTCACCAGAGCGGGCACGCCCGGGTTCGCCATCGGCCTGCACAACGACATCATCGGGCCGTACCTGACCTCGCTCGCCACGGAGGAGCAGAAGCGCCGCTGGCTGCCCGGTTTCTGCTCCGGCGAGACCGTCACCGCCATCGCGATGACCGAGCCGGGAGCGGGCTCCGACCTCCAGGGGATCCGGACCACCGCGGAGGACCGGGGCGACCACTGGGTGCTGAACGGCTCCAAGACCTTCATCTCCAACGGCATCTTGGCCGACCTGGTGATCGTGGTCGCCAAGACCACCCCCGAGGGCGGGGCGCACGGACTGTCGCTGCTGGTCGTCGAGCGCGGAGCGGAGGGCTTCGAGCGCGGCCGTAACCTCGACAAGATCGGCCAGAAGGCGCAGGACACCGCCGAGCTGTTCTTCCACGACGTACGCGTCCCGAAGGAGAACCTGCTCGGCGAGCTGAACGGCGCCTTCGTCCACCTGATGACCCATCTCGCGCAGGAGCGGATGGGCATCGCGATGGCCGGGATCGCCGCCGCCGAGCACCTCCTGGAGATCACCACGCAGTACGTGAAGGAGCGCGAGGCCTTCGGGCGTCCGCTGTCCAAGCTCCAGCACGTCCGGTTCGAGATCGCGGAGATGGCCACCGAGGTCGCCGTCACCCGGGCCTTCCTCGACCGGTGCATCACCGACCACTCGAACGGCGAGCTGGACCACGTGCACGCCTCCATGGCCAAGTGGTGGGCCACCGAACTGCAGAAGCGCGTGGCGGACCGCTGCCTGCAACTCCACGGCGGGTACGGGTACATGACCGAGTACCGGGTGGCCCGGGCCTTCACCGACGGCCGGATCCAGACGATCTACGGCGGCACGACCGAGATCATGAAGGAGATCATCGGCCGGTCTCTCCTCAGCTGA
- a CDS encoding CaiB/BaiF CoA-transferase family protein, which yields MAVTGNATGTAGGNGPLAGVRVVELAGIGPGPFAAMLLADLGADVVRVNRPGGGGLAVDPAYDITNRGKRSVLVDLKSADGPARVLDLVERADVLVEGFRPGVAERLGVGPAECHARNPKLVYGRMTGWGQEGPLAHTAGHDIAYIAVTGALGMIGGPEQPPAVPANLVGDYAGGSLYLVVGVLAALQHARATGTGQVVDAAIVDGTAHLTAMIHGMMAAGGWQDRRGANLLDGGCPFYGTYQTSDGGYMAVGALEQQFYDTFVQLLGIADEAPARKDVARWGELREAVAARFRTRTREEWTAVFEGTDACVAPVLSLREAPGHPHLAARGTFTDVGGIVQPAPAPRFSATPVAVTTGPARPGAHTESVAADWDVPALLPKEV from the coding sequence ATGGCAGTGACAGGGAACGCGACCGGGACGGCGGGCGGCAACGGCCCGCTCGCCGGCGTGCGCGTCGTCGAGCTGGCCGGCATCGGACCCGGACCGTTCGCCGCCATGCTCCTGGCCGACCTGGGAGCGGACGTCGTACGGGTGAACCGCCCCGGCGGCGGCGGGCTCGCCGTCGACCCGGCCTACGACATCACCAACCGCGGCAAGCGTTCCGTCCTGGTCGACCTCAAGTCCGCCGACGGGCCCGCCCGCGTCCTGGACCTGGTCGAGCGGGCCGACGTGCTCGTCGAGGGCTTCCGCCCCGGGGTCGCCGAACGGCTCGGCGTGGGACCCGCCGAGTGCCACGCCCGCAATCCGAAGCTCGTCTACGGGCGGATGACCGGCTGGGGCCAGGAGGGCCCCCTCGCGCACACCGCGGGTCACGACATCGCCTACATCGCCGTCACCGGCGCCCTCGGCATGATCGGCGGCCCGGAGCAGCCCCCGGCGGTCCCGGCCAACCTCGTCGGGGACTATGCGGGAGGCTCGCTCTACCTGGTGGTCGGGGTCCTCGCCGCCCTCCAGCACGCCCGCGCCACGGGCACCGGGCAGGTCGTCGACGCGGCCATCGTCGACGGCACCGCCCACCTCACCGCCATGATCCACGGGATGATGGCGGCGGGCGGCTGGCAGGACCGGCGCGGAGCCAACCTCCTCGACGGCGGCTGCCCCTTCTACGGCACCTACCAGACCTCCGACGGCGGCTACATGGCCGTCGGCGCGCTGGAGCAGCAGTTCTACGACACCTTCGTGCAGCTCCTCGGCATCGCGGACGAAGCGCCGGCCCGCAAGGACGTCGCCCGCTGGGGCGAGCTGCGCGAGGCCGTCGCCGCGCGCTTCCGCACCCGTACGCGCGAGGAGTGGACGGCGGTCTTCGAGGGCACCGACGCCTGCGTGGCCCCGGTGCTGTCGCTGCGCGAGGCCCCCGGCCACCCCCACCTCGCCGCCCGCGGGACCTTCACGGACGTTGGCGGGATCGTCCAGCCGGCGCCGGCGCCGCGGTTCTCCGCGACGCCGGTCGCCGTCACCACGGGCCCCGCCCGACCGGGCGCCCACACCGAGTCGGTGGCCGCCGACTGGGACGTACCGGCCCTGCTCCCGAAAGAGGTCTGA
- a CDS encoding 3-hydroxyacyl-CoA dehydrogenase NAD-binding domain-containing protein, with amino-acid sequence MSESTTIRWEQDETGVVTLILDDPGQSANTMNQAFKDSIAAVADRAEAEKDSIRGIIYTSAKKTFFAGGDLKDMIRLRPEHAQLAFDTGTEIKRSLRRIETLGKPVVAAVNGAALGGGYEIALACHHRVALDVPGSKIGLPEVTLGLLPAGGGVTRTVRLMGITDALLKVLLQGTQYTPRRALDNGLVHELAATREEMLGKARAFIDAHPESQQPWDVPGYRIPGGTPSSPRFAANLPAFPANLKKQLNGAPYPAPRNILACAVEGSQVDFETALTIEARYFTELVTGQTAKNMIQAFFFDLQAVNAGRSRPQGIEPRQVRKVAVLGAGMMGAGIAYSCARAGIEVVLKDVTTEAAAKGRAYSEKLLDKALSRGRITEAGRAELLARITPTADTADLAGCDAVIEAVFEDTALKHKVFQEVQDVIAPDALLCSNTSTLPITGLAEGVKRPADFIGLHFFSPVDKMPLVEIIKGDRTGDEAIARAFDLVRQINKTPIVVNDSRGFFTSRVIGQFINEGVAMVGEGVEPASIEQAAAQAGYPAKVLSLMDELTLTLPRKIRNESRKAVEAEGRTWTEHPADTVIDRMVDEFGRPGRSGGAGFYEYDESGRRARIWPGLREHFAKPGHEVPFEDMKERMLFSEALDTVRCLDEGVLTSIADANIGSIMGIGFPAWTGGVIQYINGYEGGLAGFVARARELAGTYGERFTPPASLVEKAERGETYTD; translated from the coding sequence ATGAGCGAGTCCACCACGATCCGCTGGGAACAGGACGAGACCGGCGTCGTCACCCTGATCCTCGACGACCCGGGCCAGTCCGCCAACACGATGAACCAGGCCTTCAAGGACTCCATCGCCGCGGTCGCCGACCGCGCCGAGGCCGAGAAGGACTCCATCCGCGGCATCATCTACACGTCCGCCAAGAAGACCTTCTTCGCCGGCGGCGACCTCAAGGACATGATCCGGCTGCGCCCCGAGCACGCGCAGCTCGCCTTCGACACCGGCACCGAGATCAAGCGGTCCCTGCGCCGCATCGAGACCCTCGGCAAGCCCGTCGTCGCCGCCGTCAACGGCGCCGCTCTGGGCGGCGGTTACGAGATCGCCCTGGCCTGCCACCACCGGGTCGCCCTCGACGTGCCCGGCTCCAAGATCGGCCTGCCCGAGGTCACCCTCGGCCTGCTCCCGGCGGGCGGCGGCGTCACCCGCACCGTGCGCCTGATGGGCATCACCGACGCGCTGCTCAAGGTACTGCTCCAGGGCACCCAGTACACCCCCCGGCGCGCCCTCGACAACGGCCTCGTGCACGAACTGGCCGCCACCCGCGAGGAGATGCTGGGCAAGGCCCGCGCCTTCATCGACGCCCACCCCGAGTCGCAGCAGCCCTGGGACGTACCCGGCTACCGGATCCCCGGCGGCACTCCGTCCAGCCCGCGCTTCGCCGCGAACCTCCCGGCCTTCCCGGCCAACCTGAAGAAGCAGCTGAACGGCGCCCCGTACCCGGCGCCGCGCAACATCCTGGCCTGCGCCGTCGAGGGCTCCCAGGTGGACTTCGAGACCGCGCTGACGATCGAGGCCCGCTACTTCACCGAGCTGGTCACCGGGCAGACCGCCAAGAACATGATCCAGGCCTTCTTCTTCGACCTGCAGGCCGTCAACGCCGGCCGCAGCCGCCCGCAGGGCATCGAGCCGCGGCAGGTCCGCAAGGTCGCCGTCCTCGGCGCCGGCATGATGGGCGCCGGCATCGCCTACTCCTGCGCCCGCGCGGGCATCGAGGTGGTGCTCAAGGACGTCACCACCGAGGCTGCCGCGAAGGGGAGGGCGTACTCCGAGAAGCTGCTCGACAAGGCCCTGTCCCGCGGCCGGATCACCGAGGCGGGGCGTGCCGAGCTGCTCGCCCGGATCACCCCGACCGCCGACACGGCCGACCTCGCGGGCTGCGACGCCGTCATCGAGGCCGTCTTCGAGGACACCGCGCTCAAGCACAAGGTGTTCCAGGAGGTCCAGGACGTCATCGCGCCCGACGCCCTCCTGTGCTCCAACACCTCGACCCTGCCCATCACCGGTCTCGCCGAGGGTGTGAAGCGGCCCGCCGACTTCATCGGACTGCACTTCTTCTCGCCCGTCGACAAGATGCCGCTGGTCGAGATCATCAAGGGGGACCGGACCGGCGACGAGGCCATCGCGCGCGCCTTCGACCTGGTGCGCCAGATCAACAAGACCCCGATCGTGGTCAACGACTCGCGCGGCTTCTTCACCTCGCGCGTCATCGGCCAGTTCATCAACGAGGGCGTGGCGATGGTCGGCGAGGGCGTCGAGCCCGCGTCGATCGAGCAGGCCGCCGCCCAGGCCGGCTACCCGGCCAAGGTCCTCTCCCTGATGGACGAGCTGACCCTGACCCTGCCGCGCAAGATCCGCAACGAGAGCCGCAAGGCCGTCGAGGCGGAGGGCCGGACGTGGACCGAGCACCCCGCCGACACCGTCATCGACCGGATGGTCGACGAGTTCGGCCGCCCCGGCCGCAGCGGCGGCGCCGGCTTCTACGAGTACGACGAGTCGGGCAGGCGCGCCCGCATCTGGCCGGGGCTGCGTGAGCACTTCGCCAAGCCGGGCCACGAGGTCCCCTTCGAGGACATGAAGGAGCGGATGCTCTTCTCCGAGGCCCTCGACACCGTCCGCTGCCTGGACGAGGGCGTCCTCACCTCGATCGCCGACGCCAACATCGGCTCCATCATGGGCATCGGATTCCCGGCCTGGACGGGCGGTGTGATCCAGTACATCAACGGCTACGAGGGCGGCCTCGCCGGCTTCGTGGCCCGCGCCCGCGAGCTCGCCGGCACGTACGGCGAGCGGTTCACCCCGCCGGCCTCCCTCGTGGAGAAGGCGGAGCGGGGCGAGACGTACACCGACTGA
- a CDS encoding LLM class F420-dependent oxidoreductase: MELSMMLDYAGDPRRAADEAAALESAGLDAVWVAEAWGFDSPTIMGYLAARTERLKIGSAIMNVYSRTPGLIAQTAAGLDALSGGRALLGLGASGPQVVEGWHGKPYDKPLGRTRETVELCRRIWRRETIDHHGITDMPLPPGKGGRHGKPLKILTRPVRDAIPVFIASLGPANVRLTAEIADGWLPTLFIPEKADAVWGGPLAEGAARRAPELGPLQTVAGGLLAIGPDAAAVRERARPQIALYVGGMGAVGKNFYNDLAVAYGYAEEARKIQELYLAGRTRDAAAAVPDEFCELMTLCGPEGYVRERVEAFRAAGVTMLNVTPVGPEPARLIETVKNWL; this comes from the coding sequence ATGGAACTGTCGATGATGCTCGACTACGCGGGGGACCCGCGCCGCGCCGCCGACGAGGCGGCGGCGCTGGAGTCCGCCGGACTGGACGCCGTGTGGGTGGCCGAGGCCTGGGGCTTCGACTCCCCGACGATCATGGGCTACCTCGCCGCCCGCACCGAGCGGCTGAAGATCGGCTCGGCGATCATGAACGTCTACTCGCGCACCCCCGGCCTGATCGCGCAGACGGCCGCCGGACTGGACGCCCTCTCGGGCGGCCGGGCGCTGCTCGGCCTCGGCGCCTCCGGCCCGCAGGTCGTCGAGGGCTGGCACGGGAAGCCGTACGACAAGCCGCTCGGCCGCACCCGGGAGACGGTCGAGCTGTGCCGGCGCATCTGGCGCCGCGAGACGATCGACCACCACGGCATCACGGACATGCCGCTGCCGCCCGGGAAGGGCGGCCGGCACGGCAAGCCCCTGAAGATCCTCACCAGACCGGTGCGCGACGCGATCCCGGTCTTCATCGCCTCGCTCGGGCCCGCCAACGTCAGGCTCACCGCAGAGATCGCGGACGGCTGGCTGCCCACGCTCTTCATCCCGGAGAAGGCCGATGCGGTGTGGGGCGGCCCGCTCGCCGAGGGCGCGGCGCGGCGCGCCCCTGAGCTCGGCCCCCTGCAGACCGTCGCGGGCGGACTGCTCGCGATCGGCCCGGACGCGGCCGCCGTACGCGAACGCGCCCGCCCGCAGATCGCGCTGTACGTCGGCGGCATGGGCGCGGTCGGCAAGAACTTCTACAACGACCTCGCCGTCGCCTACGGCTACGCGGAGGAGGCCCGGAAGATCCAGGAGCTCTACCTCGCCGGACGCACCCGCGACGCGGCGGCCGCCGTACCGGACGAGTTCTGCGAGCTGATGACCCTGTGCGGGCCCGAGGGCTACGTGCGCGAGCGTGTCGAGGCCTTCCGCGCGGCCGGCGTCACGATGCTCAACGTCACCCCCGTCGGCCCCGAGCCGGCGCGCCTGATCGAAACCGTGAAGAACTGGCTCTGA
- a CDS encoding acetyl-CoA C-acetyltransferase has protein sequence MSTEAYVYDAIRTPRGRGKANGSLHGTKPIDLVVGLIDALRERNPALDPAAIDDIVLGVVGPVGDQGSDIARIAAIAAGLPDTVAGVQENRFCASGLEAVNLAAAKVRSGWEDLVLAGGVESMSRVPMASDGGAWFADPMTNWDTGFVPQGIGADLIATIEGFTRRDVDEYAALSQERAAAAIKDGRFAKSVVPVTDRNGLTVLDHDEFVRPGTTADTLAKLKPSFADIGELGGFDAVALQKYHWIEKIDHVHHAGNSSGIVDGAALVAIGSREAGERSGLTPRARIVSAAVSGSEPTIMLTGPAPATRKALAKAGLTIDDIDLVEINEAFAGVVLRFVKDMGLSLDKVNVNGGAIALGHPLGATGAMILGTIVDELERQDKRYGLVTLCVGGGMGVATIVERL, from the coding sequence GTGAGCACCGAAGCTTACGTATACGACGCGATCCGCACCCCGCGCGGCCGCGGCAAGGCCAATGGCTCCCTGCACGGCACCAAGCCGATCGACCTGGTCGTCGGACTCATCGACGCGCTGCGCGAGCGCAACCCCGCCCTGGACCCGGCCGCCATCGACGACATCGTGCTCGGCGTGGTCGGCCCGGTCGGCGACCAGGGCTCCGACATCGCCCGTATCGCGGCGATCGCCGCAGGCCTCCCCGACACCGTGGCCGGCGTACAGGAGAACCGGTTCTGCGCCTCCGGGCTGGAAGCCGTCAACCTGGCCGCTGCGAAGGTCCGTTCCGGCTGGGAGGACCTGGTCCTGGCGGGGGGCGTGGAGTCCATGTCCCGCGTTCCGATGGCCTCGGACGGCGGCGCCTGGTTCGCCGACCCGATGACGAACTGGGACACCGGTTTCGTGCCGCAGGGCATCGGCGCCGACCTGATCGCCACCATCGAGGGCTTCACCCGGCGGGACGTCGACGAGTACGCGGCCCTCTCGCAGGAACGCGCCGCCGCCGCGATCAAGGACGGCCGCTTCGCGAAGTCGGTCGTCCCGGTCACCGACCGCAACGGCCTGACCGTCCTGGACCACGACGAGTTCGTCCGCCCGGGGACCACCGCCGACACCCTCGCCAAGCTCAAGCCGTCCTTCGCCGACATCGGCGAGCTCGGCGGCTTCGACGCCGTCGCCCTGCAGAAGTACCACTGGATCGAGAAGATCGACCACGTCCACCACGCGGGCAACTCCTCCGGCATCGTCGACGGCGCCGCGCTCGTCGCGATCGGCTCCCGCGAGGCGGGGGAGCGGAGCGGCCTCACCCCGCGCGCCCGCATCGTCTCGGCGGCCGTCTCCGGCTCCGAGCCCACCATCATGCTCACCGGCCCCGCCCCGGCCACCCGCAAGGCCCTCGCCAAGGCCGGACTGACCATCGACGACATCGACCTGGTCGAGATCAACGAGGCCTTCGCCGGGGTCGTCCTGCGCTTCGTCAAGGACATGGGCCTCTCCCTCGACAAGGTCAACGTCAACGGCGGCGCCATCGCGCTGGGCCACCCGCTCGGCGCCACCGGTGCCATGATCCTCGGCACGATCGTCGACGAGCTGGAGCGCCAGGACAAGCGCTACGGCCTCGTCACCCTCTGCGTCGGCGGCGGCATGGGCGTCGCCACCATCGTCGAGCGCCTCTGA
- a CDS encoding SRPBCC family protein, protein MARNRRLILSPPSEVWRLLADGHRYGEWVTGTRKVLAADPHWPGVGARLRVRVGAGPLTLDDTCVVRVCEPQRRLELEARAEPFGAARVAMNLAPWGRNTLFTLDWHPLRGPGTRMHGLPVDYLVAVRNGMMLTKLARIAVREHGTAAPR, encoded by the coding sequence GTGGCCCGCAACCGCCGTCTCATCCTGAGCCCGCCCTCCGAGGTCTGGCGCCTGCTGGCCGACGGGCACCGCTACGGGGAGTGGGTGACGGGCACCCGGAAGGTCCTCGCCGCGGACCCGCACTGGCCCGGCGTGGGCGCCCGGCTGCGGGTCCGGGTCGGCGCCGGCCCGCTGACCCTCGACGACACCTGCGTCGTCCGCGTCTGCGAACCGCAGCGGCGCCTGGAGCTGGAGGCCCGGGCCGAACCCTTCGGCGCGGCCCGCGTCGCCATGAACCTGGCCCCCTGGGGCCGGAACACGCTCTTCACCCTCGACTGGCATCCGCTGCGGGGTCCCGGCACCCGCATGCACGGGCTGCCGGTGGACTACCTGGTCGCCGTGCGCAACGGCATGATGCTGACGAAGCTGGCCAGGATCGCCGTCCGGGAACACGGCACGGCCGCGCCCCGTTGA